The following coding sequences lie in one Kamptonema formosum PCC 6407 genomic window:
- a CDS encoding ribonuclease R family protein: MEFSIAALLANFTDDKLVAPKALEKKLDCNDLTSQAKLQIALDALEKIGILVKDKGRYRRLVEEDVVEAKLRCSSKGFCFAIQDTEGSEDVYVRESHLSTAWNGDRVLVKIIKEGSRRRSPEGEVQLILERANPSVLARVKQTSSPTGRIGYRAVPLDDRLLFELELLSNGVNLQEAIDHLVHVEVLRYPLGSHRPVGKVVQVLGSDAEAADDLDIVCCKHDLPRSFPAVVFRAVETLPTKLKKTELKKRLDLRGLLTVGFDSSEFSILSFDSEADTQNSEQPNTPSTVQNCIEHAFTLEASKSGQWRVGVHIADATEYVRPDSPIDREARKRGNSVHLAKMVVPMLPTGISSDRCSLLPEQERLAVSILLTLNQSGELVEYEIQPSVIQVDSRLTYREAQTILDSAPDESIHPECFILQPFLNELAAASNAAKSQRRNRGAFELNLPDTTCHYDDEGELGAFTVNNSTPIQSAAAQLVVLANQAIATHLQALGVPGIYRVQPIPDPADVLELVKLSSNLGCDLYMENEEEVYPLDFQRFTDQFARSKAERVLSYLLEDTLKPAVYSTAPKPHFGLALTEGYVHCASPLSRYADLLNLRVLQAVFEQGRDRRTTRAKERVNLHHSSCAGQINWNVLPPEVHHEFEAQFASVVVHLSERERVAQDAENDLEGLNKTGLMKERTGQTFQGLITGVQSYGFFVEIEIVVDEETLRVEGLVHVSSLKDDWYEYRSRQQTLVGRKNRNQYRLGDRVEVQVKSVDYYRQQIDLVAVGGGSEAFYDSDD; encoded by the coding sequence ATGGAATTTTCTATCGCTGCACTGCTGGCAAATTTCACAGATGACAAATTAGTTGCCCCGAAAGCTCTGGAGAAAAAACTCGACTGTAACGATTTGACGAGTCAAGCAAAACTTCAGATCGCTTTAGATGCCTTAGAGAAAATTGGCATTTTAGTCAAAGACAAAGGCAGATATCGTCGATTAGTGGAAGAAGACGTAGTAGAGGCAAAACTTCGCTGTTCCAGCAAAGGATTTTGTTTTGCCATTCAGGATACCGAAGGTTCAGAGGATGTTTACGTCCGAGAAAGCCACCTATCAACTGCTTGGAATGGCGATCGCGTCTTAGTAAAAATCATCAAAGAAGGTAGTCGTCGGCGCTCCCCAGAAGGAGAAGTACAGTTAATTTTAGAACGCGCCAACCCTTCGGTATTAGCGCGAGTCAAGCAAACCAGCAGTCCCACCGGACGCATCGGTTATAGAGCAGTTCCCTTAGACGATCGCTTGCTATTTGAACTCGAACTCCTCTCTAATGGCGTTAACCTCCAAGAAGCGATCGATCACCTAGTTCATGTGGAAGTCCTGCGCTACCCTCTAGGTAGCCATAGACCAGTGGGCAAAGTCGTTCAGGTACTAGGTTCTGACGCTGAAGCCGCCGACGATCTCGATATAGTTTGCTGCAAACACGACCTACCTCGCTCTTTCCCCGCCGTCGTGTTTAGAGCAGTTGAAACTTTGCCTACTAAGCTGAAAAAAACCGAACTCAAAAAGCGGTTAGATTTACGCGGCTTATTAACAGTTGGTTTTGACAGTTCTGAGTTCTCAATTTTGAGCTTTGACTCAGAAGCTGACACTCAAAATTCAGAGCAGCCAAATACTCCCTCTACTGTTCAAAACTGTATCGAACACGCTTTTACTCTCGAAGCTAGTAAGTCCGGCCAGTGGCGGGTAGGAGTTCACATCGCGGATGCAACTGAGTACGTGCGTCCCGACTCACCGATCGATCGCGAAGCTCGCAAGCGGGGTAACTCAGTACATTTAGCTAAAATGGTTGTGCCGATGTTACCAACAGGAATATCGAGCGATCGTTGCTCTCTGCTACCCGAACAAGAACGCCTAGCTGTGAGCATATTACTCACCCTCAACCAATCCGGGGAATTAGTAGAGTACGAAATTCAACCCAGCGTTATTCAAGTTGACTCTCGCCTCACTTACAGAGAAGCACAAACAATTCTCGACTCTGCACCCGATGAATCAATTCATCCTGAATGTTTCATCTTGCAACCTTTCCTCAACGAACTCGCAGCCGCCAGCAATGCAGCCAAATCTCAGCGTAGAAACCGAGGAGCTTTTGAATTAAACCTGCCAGATACTACTTGCCACTACGACGATGAGGGAGAACTAGGAGCTTTTACGGTGAATAATAGCACTCCCATTCAGTCAGCAGCAGCTCAATTAGTTGTACTGGCAAACCAAGCTATCGCTACCCATTTACAAGCTTTGGGAGTACCCGGAATTTATCGCGTCCAGCCGATTCCTGACCCCGCAGATGTGCTGGAATTGGTGAAGCTTTCGAGCAATTTGGGCTGCGATTTGTATATGGAAAACGAAGAGGAAGTGTACCCCTTAGACTTCCAGCGATTTACCGATCAGTTTGCGCGATCGAAGGCCGAGAGAGTGCTCTCATATTTATTGGAGGATACTTTGAAGCCTGCGGTTTACAGCACTGCACCCAAACCTCATTTTGGTTTAGCGCTGACTGAAGGTTACGTTCATTGCGCCTCGCCACTATCCCGCTATGCGGATTTGTTAAATTTGCGAGTGTTACAGGCCGTCTTTGAACAAGGACGCGATCGCCGCACTACTCGCGCTAAGGAAAGAGTGAATTTACACCACTCCTCTTGCGCTGGCCAAATTAATTGGAATGTTTTACCCCCCGAAGTTCATCACGAATTTGAAGCTCAATTTGCCTCAGTAGTCGTGCATTTAAGCGAACGCGAAAGAGTTGCCCAAGATGCAGAAAATGACTTGGAGGGACTCAATAAAACTGGATTGATGAAGGAACGCACTGGTCAAACTTTCCAAGGTTTGATTACTGGCGTACAATCTTACGGTTTCTTTGTGGAAATCGAGATTGTAGTAGATGAGGAAACTCTACGAGTAGAGGGACTGGTTCATGTTTCTTCGCTTAAGGACGATTGGTATGAGTATCGATCGCGCCAGCAGACTCTCGTAGGCCGCAAAAACCGCAATCAATACCGTCTAGGCGATCGCGTAGAAGTACAAGTCAAGAGTGTCGATTATTATCGCCAGCAAATTGACTTAGTAGCTGTTGGTGGTGGTAGTGAGGCTTTTTATGACAGTGATGATTAG
- a CDS encoding Uma2 family endonuclease translates to MTISLTQIPTDTWVTATWSDYLETADSLDCATAKTYYYKGRFRLEMSPVTNEHASDHSIIIFAVCLYASLKGIILNGKDNCTYRHPQIQECQPDFSCYIGDNAQVIAWGTGIINLDNFPPPDLVIEIARSSISDDKGEKRLLYEDLKVKEYWIVDVNTAQILAFAIDSLGSHRIRESQVLPGLNLSVLESALSQTRTSPQSQVCSWLLTQFQ, encoded by the coding sequence ATGACTATTTCCCTAACCCAAATTCCCACAGATACCTGGGTGACAGCCACCTGGTCTGACTATCTCGAAACTGCCGATAGTCTTGACTGTGCGACAGCAAAAACCTATTATTATAAAGGCAGATTCCGACTCGAAATGTCACCCGTCACCAACGAACACGCTAGCGACCATAGTATTATCATTTTTGCCGTTTGTCTCTATGCCAGTCTCAAAGGAATTATCCTGAATGGCAAAGATAACTGTACCTATCGCCATCCGCAAATTCAAGAATGTCAACCCGATTTCTCTTGCTATATTGGCGATAATGCCCAAGTTATTGCTTGGGGAACAGGTATTATTAATTTAGACAATTTTCCGCCTCCAGATTTAGTAATTGAAATCGCCAGAAGTTCTATCTCTGACGATAAGGGAGAAAAACGCCTTTTGTACGAAGATTTAAAAGTTAAAGAATACTGGATAGTTGATGTCAATACCGCCCAAATTTTAGCCTTTGCCATCGATTCCCTGGGAAGTCATCGGATTAGAGAATCCCAAGTTTTACCCGGTTTAAACTTGTCTGTGCTAGAATCGGCTTTAAGTCAAACTCGCACGAGTCCTCAAAGTCAAGTTTGTAGTTGGCTGTTAACTCAATTTCAATAG